The following nucleotide sequence is from Gemmatimonadaceae bacterium.
ACGCGCAGAACACCTACTCGAACATCATCGACGTCTACGCGAGTCGTTTGCGCCGCAAGATCGACGAAGGCGAAAAAGTCGCGCTGTTCAAGACGATCCGGGGAACGGGGTTCATGCTGGATGCGCCCTCGTCGCGACGCGTCGCGACGGCTGCCCCCGTCGTGAATGCACGTGCCAAGACGTCGCGCGAGCGCGGCTAGCGAACGAGAAAGAACGTGGCCCCCCCTCCCCTCGTATTCCCCTGGCCGTCCACACTTCGCGCGCGTCTCACGCTCTGGTACTCCGTCTTGCTCGGCGTGCCACTCATCGCGCTCGCGCTGGGTTTCTACCTGTTGTTCGCCCGGATGCTGCACAGCAGGACCGACCAGTTCATCGGCGACGCGCTGAGCGCGTTCTCCCGCGAAGTCGTCGCCGAGCGACGCGCGGCGCTGTCGCCCCTGATCGCGATTCGCACGACCGTCAACGAGGTTCGTTTCCAGGATCTGCGAATTGCCGTGCTCGACGGCGCGGGCACCCTCGTCGCGACGTCGCCGGAAAGCGAAATGAGCGCGGCCCCCCCGGACGCCGACCACGGCGCGGACGGGGTCTCGCGCGACGTACTCAGCGACCGCGTGGCCGCGGCGATTCGCGGCCACGACGCGGCGAGGCCGGTGTCCGCCACCGTGACGACGGCCCGCGGTGACTACTTCGTGAGCGGCCGTCCGCTCACGATCGACAATGAGCGCTTCGTGCTCACCGGGGCCTACTCGCTGCGCGACACGGAGGCGGTGCTCGCGCGCCTGCGTGAGATTCTCGTGTTCGCGGTGCCTCTGCTCCTCGTCGGCGCGATCACGGGCGGGTATTTCCTCGCGACGAGAAATCTCGTGCCGCTGTCGGCGATGGCGGCGCGCGCGGCGGAGATCAGCGCGGCGAATCTCCAAGATCGCCTGCCGGTGGCGGGCGGCGAAGAGCTGGCGGGGCTGGCGCGCGTCGTGAACGGCCTGCTCGATCGTCTCGAAGCGTCGTTCATCCAGCAGCAGCGATTCATGGCGGATGCGTCGCACGAACTGCGGACGCCCGCGGCGATCGTGCGCACCGAGGCCGACGTCACGCTCGCACAACCGCGGCGCCCCGAGAGCGACTACCGCGCGTCGCTCGGCGTCGTCCAGGGTGCGGCGCGGCGGATGTCGCGCATCGTCGACGATCTGTTGCTGCTCGCGCGCGCCGACACGGGCGTGGCCGTCGAGCACCGCGGGCACGTGTATCTCGAGGAGATCGTGCACGACGTCGCGCGTGGCGTGCGACTACTCGCCGAGAGCCGGCGGCTCCGCGTGGCAGTGGGAGCCGTCGTCGACGCGCCGATTTACGCCGACGCCGACCTGATCGGCCGACTTCTCCAGAACCTGCTGGACAACGCGATCAAACACTCGCCGGAGGGGAGCACGGTCCGCATCGAGATGGCGCGCGCGGACGGCGCGTCCACCGTCCGCGTCATCGACGCCGGCGGCGGCATTCCAGCCGACGACCAGCCGCGCGTGTTCGAGCGGTTTTTCCGCGCCGACGCCTCGCGCTCCGGCGCGGATCAACGGACCGCCGGCGCGGCGGATCCCGAGTCGTCCGTGACGAGCGGGTCGGGGCTGGGCCTCGCGATCGCACGCCGCATCGCCGAGCTGCACGATGGCCGGTTGGAACTGGTCGAGTCGCGTCCCGGCCACACCGAGTTTCGCCTCACGCTGCCCCTCGAGGCCGAGGCGTCCGTCGAGGGCTGATGCCCTTGCCGGCCCGCCGCCCCAGGGGTAAACTGGCGTTCATGAATTATTCATGATTCGCCAGGCTGGTCCAGCTATTTCGCGTCGTGGCGCCGTTGAACCGTGAGGGCCCGACACCGTCAAATTCGAGACGCTCAGGCGAGATCCGCATGCTCAGCAGACGTGTCAGAACACCGTGGTTCTGTTGCTCTTTTGTCGCGACCGCGGCGGTTGCGCTCAGTGGTTCAACCGCGGCCGCCCAAGGTTCGATTCGCGGGACGGTCACTCGCGCCGACACGCACTCGCCTATTTCCGGCGCCACCGTGAGCGTCGCGAACCCGCAGCGCATCGCGACGACCGACCAAAAGGGCGCATACGTTCTGCGCAACCTGCCCGCCGGCACCTACGTCGTCACCACGACGGCGATTGGCCGCGCGCCGGACAGCGGATCAGTCGCCGTTCCGGCGACCGGCACGGTGTCGCACGAAGTGTCGCTGAAGGAAGGCTCGCTGCTCCTGTCGAGCGTGATCGTGTCGGCGACCCGCACCGCCGTGGAGGCGAGCAAGGTCACGGCGACGGTGAACGTGCTCACGTCGGAACAGGTGCGTCAGACGCCCGCGCGCGAAGCGCAGGACATGCTGCGTGAGATTCCCGCTGTCGAGCTGCCGCGCACCAGCAGCCTGGTCGGCGGCACCGCGCAAATCGTCTCGATCCGCGGCGTCGACGAGGGCCGCACCGCCGTGTTGTTCGACGGGATTCCCGTCAACGACGCGTGGGGTGAATGGATCGACTGGGGACGCGTGCCGAAAGCGATGATCGATCACGTCGAAGTGCTCGAAGGCGGCACGTCGAATCTGTACGGCAACGGCGCGATGGGCGGCGTGATCTCGTTCTTCGGCCGGCCGATGTCGCCGGGCTCGATGGACCTTCAAGCCGACGGCGGCAGCCGCTCGGCGCGGCACGCCTACCTGGGCGCCGGCGTCCCACTCGGATCCGGATTCAGCGTCGACGTCAACGGTGACTATCAGGAAGGCGGCGGCTACAAGCTCATCGGCCTCAACGGCGCCGTCGGCCCGATCGACGTCGCGTCGACGTCGATCACGCGAAACGGCTACGCGCGGCTGAACTACGCGCCGTCGTCGCAGTGGAGCGCCTTCGCCACCGGACACTTCTTCGGTGACTCTCGCGGACTCGGCACGCCGCTGAGCGCCGGCAACCGGGACCAGCGCGACGCTGACTTCGGCGTGAACGGCCAGGGCTTCGGCGGCGGCACGCTGGCGATCCGCGGTTGGGACGGGCGGCAGATCGAGAACCAGCGCGCCACGACGATTCGCTCGGCGACGCTTCGCAACGCGGAGGATTCGAGCGCCGATGCGCAGATCCCGAGCCACGATTGGGGCGCGTCGGCGCTGTGGACGCGCACGGGCTTGATTGGCCTCGAATCGTTCAGCGCCGGCGCCGACTATCGCCATTATCAGGGCGACTACAACGAGACCGACTACAACACGACCGGATGTCCGACCGCCGCGACGTGCGGGTCGATCGCGCGGCAAATCTCGTCCGGCGGCAATCAGAGCTTGAGCGGCGCGTTCCTCCAAGCGATCGCCGCGCCGATCTCCCCGCTGCGCATCGAGCTGAGCGGACGCGTCGACCAGTGGAACAACGACGACGGCCGCTCGTTCCTCACCGGTGGTACGCAGACGACGTATCAGGACCGGTCGAAGACGGCGTTCTCGCCGCGCCTCGGCGCGCGTTATCAGGTCGTGTCGTCGTTCTCGCTGCACGCCGCGGTCTACAAGGCGTTCCGCGCACCGAACCTCGCCGAACTGTATCGCAAGCAGGTGTCGCCGACGTCGATCACCGTGCCGAATCCCGACCTTGGCGCCGAGACGGCGCTCGGCCGCGAAGTCGGCTTCGACTGGCAGCCGGTCGATTGGATTCAGGCGAAGGGCACCTACTATGTCGCCGAGTACAACGATTTCAACGTTCCGGTCACGCTCACGGCGAACAAGCCGGCGGAGTGCGGCGCGATCGCAACCTGCCGCGTTCGTCAGAACGTGAACGCCGAGCGCAGCCAGGGCGGCGAGGCGTACATCGCGGTGCGACCGGTCCACGAACTGTTCATCAGCGCCGGCGTGAACTACGACGACGACCGCCAGCAGAGCGGACTGCCCGCGACCGCGACCGATGCGACGAAGCCGCACATCAACCGCGTGCCGTCACCGCGCCAGACGATCCGCGCAACGTACAGCTCCAACCAGTTGGGCGACTGGACACTGATGTGGCGTCACGAGGGTCGCACGACGACGCTCGGCGGCATCGGCCTCGCGCCGTTCACCGTCGTGGACGCGAACATTCAGCGCGAGCTGGTTCCCGGGCTGCGCGGCTTCGTGTCGGTCGAGAACATCGGCGACGCGAAGTACCAGGTGAACATCGCCGGGTCGGGCACGGCGGCGAGTCCGTTCGTGTACTCGATCGGGTTGCCGAGAACCGTTCGCGCCGGAATCGAGGCGTTCCGCTGGTAACGACGTCGACCTTCATTCGCTGAGGTTTTCGGCGGCTCGAGCGAGACCTAGGACCCCGCGCCACTGGTGCTGGGTCCTTCTCGTTTTCACAGGACTCCCTGTGGTGAGAGAGCTACGGCGAAGGCCCAGTAAATTTCCACGCAGATGACGCAGACTGGAACTACAATGCCGCGGATCAACGACGCGATGTGCTTTTCACGCGCTCTGTATCTGCGGGATTGCCTTTCAATCTGCGTCGTCTGCGTCGAGTTTTCTTGCCGAAGGACATAGCAAGACTGGCGCGACATCGTCGCGAGTTCGGACCACCCAACGGCCGCTAGTCTCTGGCGAGCTCCAAAAACTGCGTCAGCGCTCGATGCGTGAGTCCCCACACGACGAACTGACCGTAGCGGAACACCTCCACTTCTCTCGAGCCGACGCCGCGAATCGGCACCGAGGCTCGCCCCCATGACGGTCCGTGGAGGAACGCGGAGAGTGGAACCCAGAACGCTTCGGCGACCTCGTCGCTCGGCGTGGTCACGGCGTCGCGGCTCACGACGGCGACGAACGGGCGGATGACGAGCGGCGGCAGCGCGGGCGTGCGCGGCGCGACATCGTCGAGCGCGCCGAGCACGCGGCCATCGCGCGCGAGGTCGACGCCGGTCTCTTCGAGCGTCTCGCGCATCGCGGTGTGCGCGAGATCGATGTCGCTCGGGTCCATGCGGCCGCCGGGACAGGCGATGTGCCCGCTCCACGGATCGCCCTCGAATTCGGCGCGGCGGATCATGAGGAGCTCCGGCTCGCCGTCCGCCGATGGTCGGAGCGTCAGGGCGATCGCCGCGTAGCGCTCGCTCCCGGTCGTCTCGACCGCGACCGGTGTTCGCTCGGCGAGGCGGCGCGCTATGCGCGCGACGTCAGGGCGTTCGAGAAACTCGTCCAGCGACGACACCGGTCATTCCACCTCGCCGCCGGCGTCGGCCCACGCGCGAATGCCTCCCGCCATCGATGCCACGGTCGAGTAGCCCATGGTCTGGAGCGTATCGGTGGAGAGGACCGAGCGGCTGCCCGACGAGCAATAGAGGACCACGTTCGCGTCACGCGCGACCTGCGCTTCGATGCGGCTCTCGAGGTGGCTGCGTGGGACGTGAACCGACCCGGGAATCTTCGCGGCGTTCACTTCCTGAATCTCGCGGATGTCGACGAGGACCACGGGCTCGCCCCGCGCCTGCATGTCGAGCACTTGGCGCGGCGTGACTTCGCGGGTGCGCCCTTTCGCCTCCGCCATCAGCTCCGGATAGGTCTTCATCGGCGTGCCTTATCGTTCGATGACAATAGTTCGCTGGTCGGCGTCGAGGACCGCGGTCGCCCCCAGCGGCAGCGTGAACTGATCGTCGACATGGCCGAACGGCGCGTTCGCGACGCATGGCACGCGAAAGCGGTCGGCGACCTCCTGCAATATGCGCTCGAGGGGTAGTGACTGCTCCACCTCGCCCGCGTCCGCCGGAATCTCCGTGAAGCGGCCGAAGACGATTCCGGCACAGCGCGCCAGCGCTCCGGACAATGCGAGCTGCACGAGCATGCGATCGATTCGATAGACGGCCTCGTTCACGTCCTCGAGCACGAGGATCGCGCGGTCGAGGTTGAGCGCGTATGGCGTTCCCGCGAGCGACGCGACGAGCGCCAGATTGCCGCCGACAAGACGCCCGCGCGCGCACCCGCCGCGCACGGTGACTGTCTCGTCGTGGCGCACGACGTACGGCGTGTCGCCGGTCGACACGGCCGCCCGGAGCGAGCGGCGCGTCAACTCGGTCAGCTCAGCGCGCGCCGTCGGGCCGTGATACGTGACGAGATCCGCGCGCGCGCCGATCGCGCCGTGGAGCGCGGTGATGTCGGAGTAGCCGATCAACGCTTTCGGTTTCCACCGCCACACGTCGTAATCGATCGCGTCGAGCAGTCTCATCGCGCCGTAGCCGCCACGGATGCACCACACGCCGTCGATCGCGTCGTTCGACGCGGCGGCGGCGAAGTCGGCCAAACGATTCGCGTCATTGCCGGCCAAATATCCGTCGCGCTCGAGCACGTGTGCACCGGGCACAGGCTCCCAGCCGAATGAGCGCGCGTTCTCCATTGCGCGCTCGAGATCGGCAGCGCCGCGAAGCGGACCCGAGGGTGCGACGAGCGCGACACGCGCGCCAGCGCCGAGAAGTGGCGGAAAACGCATTGCAGGACGTACGCATGTGCAGGCGAACTCGTCAACTCGTCGTCGGCCTCGTCACTCGATGTCTTTGGTCGTACATGGCACCGATGCTGCGAGACGCAAGTCACACTCGCCGGGCGCATCGGTGCCCGGCATGGACTTCATGATGGAGGAAGGACCATGGCGGACCGCGATAACGACCGAAGCAACGATCCAAACAATCCGAGTAAGTCAGGCAGTTCGGGAGGTGCGGGGAGCTCGAGCGGATCGGGCAGCTCGAATCCGTCCGGTGGCTCCAAGTCCGGCGGCGGAATGAGTGGAAACCCCAGCGGCGGGAGCAGCGGCGGTGGCATGGGCGGCTCCTCGAGCAGCGGCGGAGGAATGGGCGGCTCGGGCTCGGGCGGCTCGCAGGGCAAGAACCCGTCGTCCGGTACGGGCGCGGGCGGGAGCGGCTCGACGCAGAAGCCTGGCTCGGGCAACCCCGGCTCAGAGAGCAATCGATAGGCTGCTCTATTCATTGGATCGTCGGTCGGGTCCTTACGGGCCGCGAGCGGTCGCCACCGCTCGCGGCCCTTTTTTGTCCGTGTTCCAACCGGTTCGTCGTGCGGAGTGCGCGGCGGTAAGTTCTGCGCGTGTCTCTCTCGACGCGTGTCCTCCTGGCACTCGGCGCCGGAATCGCGGCAGGCATCGCGCTCAGTCAGATCGACGCGGGGCTGTCGCGCTCGATCGTTGCCGTCGTGGAGCCGTTCGGAACGCTGTTCGTGAATGCGATCCGCATGACGGTCGTGCCGCTCGTCGTGTCGAGCCTCATCGTCGGGGTCGCATCGACTGAGGACCGCGCGATGTTGGCGCGGGTCGGCGGCCGCGGGGTTCTCGTCTTCGTCATTTTGCTCACACTGTCGGCCGGACTTGCCGCGCTCGTGACGCCGCCGATCGTCGCGAACCTTCAGCTCGATCCCGCCGCGGTGGCGCGCCTGCGCGCTGCGTCGCCGACGGCGAACAGCGTCGCGGCGGGCGCCGCGGCGATCCAGGGACCGGCTGCGTGGCTCGTGTCGCTCGTGCCATCCAACGCGATCGCGGCCGCGGTAGACGGCGCGATGCTTCCGCTCATCATCTTCGCGCTCGCGCTCGGTCTTGCGCTGGGCGCGGTCGAAGCGACGGCGCGGAACGCGGTCGTGACCGTTTTTCGCGCGATCGCCGAATCGATGCTGGTCCTCGTGCGATGGCTGCTCGTCGTCGCACCGATCGGCGTGTTCGCGCTCGCGTTGCCGCTCGTCGCGCGATTGGGGCTTGCCGCCGTCGGGGCGCTGGCGGTCTACGTGACCGTCGTGTCGGTGGGCGCCGTCGCGCTCATCGTGTTCTTCCTCGTGCCGGCGGCGGTGGTGAGCGGCCGCGTGCCGGCGCGACAGTTCATTCGCGCCGCGCTTCCCGCGCAGGCGGTCGCATTCTCGTCGCGTTCGTCGCTCGCCGCGCTCCCCGCGCTGATCGACTCGGCGCGAACCCGGCTTGGCATGTCCGACGAGATCAGCGGGTTCTTCCTGCCGTTCGCGACGGCGATGTTCCGCATCGGCGCGCCATTCGGCTTGACGGTGGGGACCGTGTTTCTCGCCAAGCTGTACGGCGTCGCGATGTCTCCCGCGCAGCTCGGAACGGTCGTCGTCACCGCGGTGCTGACGAGCTTCAGCATTCCGGGAATCCCCGGCGGCTCGATCATCGTCATGGCTCCCGTGCTGGCGAGCATCGGCCTGCCGATCGAAGGGCTCGGCATCCTGCTCGGCGTCGACACGATTCCGGACATCTTTCGCACGACAGCGAACGTGACCGGCCAGCTCGCGGCCGCGACGATCGTCGCGCGTCGCGCCGAGCCCGTACGCGAGGCCGCGCTGGCGTCTTGAGCGCGCTCACGACGGGGCTGCTCTGGTCGCTGCCGTGGATCGTCCCGCCGATCGTCGTGATCGTGCGCTCCCTGAAATCGCGGTCGCTCGACGACACAACGTCGGAGATCAGTCCCAACGCTCCGCTCGTGTCCGTGATCATCCCCGCGCGCAACGAAGCGCGCAACATCGAGCGCTGCGTTCGCTCCGTGTTGTCGACGACCTATCCGAACGTCGAGATCATCGTCGTCGACGACCATTCGAGCGACGGCACGGGCGACATCGCGCGCGAGATCGCGGCGAGCGATGCTCGTCTCGCGGTCATTCAGGCGCCGGACCTGCCGACGGGTTGGTTCGGCAAGCAGTGGGCGTGCGCGAGCGGAGCCCGGGTAGCGAGTGGGTCGCTGCTCTGCTTCACCGACGCCGACACCATGCACGCGCCCGATTTGCTCTCGCGCTCGGTGAACGAGCTGCGCGCGCGCCATGCCGACCTGATTACCGTCGCCGGCGCGCAGGAGATGCGCGGGTTCTGGGAGCGGATCATCCAGCCGCAGCTCTTCGCCCTTCTGTCCGTTCGCTACGGCGGGACGGAGCACGTGAGCCAGGCGAAACGCCCGACGGACGCGATCGCGAACGGCCAATACATTCTCGTGCGACGGGGAACGTACTACGCGATGGGCGGCCACGAGCTCGTTCGCGACTTGGTCGCCGAGGACATGGCGATGGCGCAGGAGTGGGTGCGCGGCGGCCGGCGCATCGCGCTCGTCATGGGCCGCCACCAGCTCTCCACGCACATGTATTCCGGCTATCGCGAGGCCGTGTCCGGCTGGCGCAAGAACATTTACGCCAGCGGCCGTCACGCTGCACTTGGCGGGCGCGTCGGGCGCGCGCTGTATCCGGTGATCCTGCCGCTGATGCCGATTTCCGCGCTCGTGCCGCCGCTCGTTCTCCTCCTCTGCGCCGCCGGCGTGCTGTCCGGCGCGTGGCTCGCGTGGTCGGCGATCGTGTACCTCGTGAGCGTCGGGTATTGGGCGCTGTTGTACGCGTGGTTCAACCAGCCGTTGTGGTATGCGCCGCTCTATCCGCTCGGCTCGCTCGTGCTCTTGTTGATCACGGGGAGCGCACTGCGCCGAGGACGTCGAGTGGAGTGGAAAGCGCGCGAATACGTCGCGCGCTGATCCCACGCAATCGAATTGAGGAGTTCCGCAATGGCGTGATCGCGCAGCGGCGAGCGTCGAGCGCTAGCGTCGGCGCGTGCCCGTCGCATCGCTTCACGCCGCCGCCGAGCTTCTCGCCTCGGCTGATTCCGCGGCCGGCATCGCGGCGATCGCGCGTTCGATCGGTTGCGACGGCGATCCCGCGCCACTCGACAAAGAGACCCAGCGCGCACTGGGGCTCGACGATGCCGTCGTCGAGGCGAGCGTGGCGACCGGCCGCGGCGCCCTTCGCGCGCTTCTCCTCACGGTGCGAGACGACGCCGCGATCCGCGAAGTCCTCCCTCGGTACGCCGGCCGCCTCGCCACGCGCGCGGCTCACGCGCTCTGGGTGCTCGTCGCGACGCAACGCGCGCATGGTGAAGTCGTCATCGCTGCTTGGTCGAATGAGCGACGGCCACCACGCGTCGCGGCCGTCGTCGTGAATCGCCGTCGGCCGGTCGACAGCGACGCCGAAACGCTGCGCGCTCTCTCGGTCGCGGCCGGCGAACGCGACGTGCTCACGCACATGCGATGGGTGGAGATCCTGGGACGCGACTCGCTCACCGCCCGCTTCTATCAGGCGTTGGAGCGCGCGGTATCGGCGCTCGCTGACTCGTCGTCGATCGGACCACGGATGGAACGCCACGAGGCAGCGTTGCTCGACGCCTCGCGACTCGTGTTCCTCGCGTTTCTCGAAGCCAAGGGATGGCTCGACGGCGATCGCGGGTTTCTCGTGCGACACTTCGACCGATGCGCGGCGGACGGCGGACGCTTCCACGAGCGAGTGCTCCGCCCGCTCTTTTTCGGTACCCTCAACACACCGTTCAGGCGACGAGCGCGCACGGCGCGGGCGTTCGGCCGCGTTCCGTTTCTGAACGGCGGCCTCTTCGCCAAGACCGGCGTCGAGCGGCGGCTGCGGGGCTTGTCGTTTTCCGACGACGCGTACGGCACGCTGCTCTTCGACGTTTTCGGACAATACCGATTCACGGCGCGCGAAGAGACCTCCACCTGGACCGAGGCCGCGGTCGATCCCGAGATGCTCGGCCGCGCATTCGAATCGCTCATGGCTCCAGGAGAGCGTCGCCGCACGGGCGCCTTCTTCACGCCCTTCTCTCTCGTCGAACGAGTTTCGACGTCGGCGCTCGCGTCGGCGTTGGATGACGACGGACAACGCGCGCTCGCCGGCGAACCGCTGGCTGACGCGCGCGCGCGCGCCGTGCTCGAGTCGATCGAGCGGCTTACGGTTCTCGATCCCGCGTGCGGATCCGGCGCGTTTCTCGTGCACGCGCTCGAGCGGATTGCGTCGCTGCGCTCCTCGCTTGGCGACGGCCGCGACGTGAGCACGATTCGCCGCGAAGTGCTCACGCGCTCGATCTTCGGCGTGGACGTCAACCCGACGGCCGTCTGGCTCTGCGAGCTGCGACTCTGGCTGTCGGTCGTGATCGAGAGCGAGGTCGCCGATCCGCTCGCGGTGACGCCGCTGCCGAATCTGGATCG
It contains:
- a CDS encoding ATP-binding protein; protein product: MAPPPLVFPWPSTLRARLTLWYSVLLGVPLIALALGFYLLFARMLHSRTDQFIGDALSAFSREVVAERRAALSPLIAIRTTVNEVRFQDLRIAVLDGAGTLVATSPESEMSAAPPDADHGADGVSRDVLSDRVAAAIRGHDAARPVSATVTTARGDYFVSGRPLTIDNERFVLTGAYSLRDTEAVLARLREILVFAVPLLLVGAITGGYFLATRNLVPLSAMAARAAEISAANLQDRLPVAGGEELAGLARVVNGLLDRLEASFIQQQRFMADASHELRTPAAIVRTEADVTLAQPRRPESDYRASLGVVQGAARRMSRIVDDLLLLARADTGVAVEHRGHVYLEEIVHDVARGVRLLAESRRLRVAVGAVVDAPIYADADLIGRLLQNLLDNAIKHSPEGSTVRIEMARADGASTVRVIDAGGGIPADDQPRVFERFFRADASRSGADQRTAGAADPESSVTSGSGLGLAIARRIAELHDGRLELVESRPGHTEFRLTLPLEAEASVEG
- a CDS encoding TonB-dependent receptor; translation: MLSRRVRTPWFCCSFVATAAVALSGSTAAAQGSIRGTVTRADTHSPISGATVSVANPQRIATTDQKGAYVLRNLPAGTYVVTTTAIGRAPDSGSVAVPATGTVSHEVSLKEGSLLLSSVIVSATRTAVEASKVTATVNVLTSEQVRQTPAREAQDMLREIPAVELPRTSSLVGGTAQIVSIRGVDEGRTAVLFDGIPVNDAWGEWIDWGRVPKAMIDHVEVLEGGTSNLYGNGAMGGVISFFGRPMSPGSMDLQADGGSRSARHAYLGAGVPLGSGFSVDVNGDYQEGGGYKLIGLNGAVGPIDVASTSITRNGYARLNYAPSSQWSAFATGHFFGDSRGLGTPLSAGNRDQRDADFGVNGQGFGGGTLAIRGWDGRQIENQRATTIRSATLRNAEDSSADAQIPSHDWGASALWTRTGLIGLESFSAGADYRHYQGDYNETDYNTTGCPTAATCGSIARQISSGGNQSLSGAFLQAIAAPISPLRIELSGRVDQWNNDDGRSFLTGGTQTTYQDRSKTAFSPRLGARYQVVSSFSLHAAVYKAFRAPNLAELYRKQVSPTSITVPNPDLGAETALGREVGFDWQPVDWIQAKGTYYVAEYNDFNVPVTLTANKPAECGAIATCRVRQNVNAERSQGGEAYIAVRPVHELFISAGVNYDDDRQQSGLPATATDATKPHINRVPSPRQTIRATYSSNQLGDWTLMWRHEGRTTTLGGIGLAPFTVVDANIQRELVPGLRGFVSVENIGDAKYQVNIAGSGTAASPFVYSIGLPRTVRAGIEAFRW
- a CDS encoding CoA pyrophosphatase, with translation MSSLDEFLERPDVARIARRLAERTPVAVETTGSERYAAIALTLRPSADGEPELLMIRRAEFEGDPWSGHIACPGGRMDPSDIDLAHTAMRETLEETGVDLARDGRVLGALDDVAPRTPALPPLVIRPFVAVVSRDAVTTPSDEVAEAFWVPLSAFLHGPSWGRASVPIRGVGSREVEVFRYGQFVVWGLTHRALTQFLELARD
- a CDS encoding rhodanese-like domain-containing protein, which gives rise to MKTYPELMAEAKGRTREVTPRQVLDMQARGEPVVLVDIREIQEVNAAKIPGSVHVPRSHLESRIEAQVARDANVVLYCSSGSRSVLSTDTLQTMGYSTVASMAGGIRAWADAGGEVE
- a CDS encoding LD-carboxypeptidase, whose amino-acid sequence is MRFPPLLGAGARVALVAPSGPLRGAADLERAMENARSFGWEPVPGAHVLERDGYLAGNDANRLADFAAAASNDAIDGVWCIRGGYGAMRLLDAIDYDVWRWKPKALIGYSDITALHGAIGARADLVTYHGPTARAELTELTRRSLRAAVSTGDTPYVVRHDETVTVRGGCARGRLVGGNLALVASLAGTPYALNLDRAILVLEDVNEAVYRIDRMLVQLALSGALARCAGIVFGRFTEIPADAGEVEQSLPLERILQEVADRFRVPCVANAPFGHVDDQFTLPLGATAVLDADQRTIVIER
- a CDS encoding dicarboxylate/amino acid:cation symporter, which codes for MSLSTRVLLALGAGIAAGIALSQIDAGLSRSIVAVVEPFGTLFVNAIRMTVVPLVVSSLIVGVASTEDRAMLARVGGRGVLVFVILLTLSAGLAALVTPPIVANLQLDPAAVARLRAASPTANSVAAGAAAIQGPAAWLVSLVPSNAIAAAVDGAMLPLIIFALALGLALGAVEATARNAVVTVFRAIAESMLVLVRWLLVVAPIGVFALALPLVARLGLAAVGALAVYVTVVSVGAVALIVFFLVPAAVVSGRVPARQFIRAALPAQAVAFSSRSSLAALPALIDSARTRLGMSDEISGFFLPFATAMFRIGAPFGLTVGTVFLAKLYGVAMSPAQLGTVVVTAVLTSFSIPGIPGGSIIVMAPVLASIGLPIEGLGILLGVDTIPDIFRTTANVTGQLAAATIVARRAEPVREAALAS
- a CDS encoding glycosyltransferase family 2 protein, whose translation is MSALTTGLLWSLPWIVPPIVVIVRSLKSRSLDDTTSEISPNAPLVSVIIPARNEARNIERCVRSVLSTTYPNVEIIVVDDHSSDGTGDIAREIAASDARLAVIQAPDLPTGWFGKQWACASGARVASGSLLCFTDADTMHAPDLLSRSVNELRARHADLITVAGAQEMRGFWERIIQPQLFALLSVRYGGTEHVSQAKRPTDAIANGQYILVRRGTYYAMGGHELVRDLVAEDMAMAQEWVRGGRRIALVMGRHQLSTHMYSGYREAVSGWRKNIYASGRHAALGGRVGRALYPVILPLMPISALVPPLVLLLCAAGVLSGAWLAWSAIVYLVSVGYWALLYAWFNQPLWYAPLYPLGSLVLLLITGSALRRGRRVEWKAREYVAR